From Natrinema salaciae, the proteins below share one genomic window:
- a CDS encoding dihydrodipicolinate synthase family protein, producing the protein MSSSAEHVRSHLRGVAVGLLTPFDDELEIEHEKITENAQELYGAGIRTFLATANISEYHSLSRSERVDVAETSVNALPSDACVLAGVGGSTGEARELIRSYDRIGVDAMMVMPPDHTYMHEAGLLEYYRNLSSGTETPLVPYVRGFDPSIDYLASLTRVDGIVGIKYALKDPVKLGAGVAAGADDVVWIDGLAEPFAVSFWAEGVEGFSAGVSNFRPEIGLELFDALSDGDWERACQLRNICLPYQQFRDETGQENEIQGAISVPAVKKGLELAGLNGGSVREPIRPLSSEDERRAEELYSQLEDDIESLIE; encoded by the coding sequence ATGTCATCGTCAGCCGAGCATGTACGGAGCCATCTCCGTGGCGTTGCCGTCGGGTTGTTGACGCCATTCGACGACGAACTCGAGATCGAACACGAAAAGATCACGGAAAACGCGCAGGAACTGTACGGCGCGGGAATCCGGACGTTTCTGGCGACAGCAAATATCAGCGAGTACCACTCCCTCTCCCGGAGCGAGCGCGTCGACGTGGCCGAGACGAGCGTGAACGCGCTCCCGTCGGACGCCTGCGTGCTCGCCGGCGTCGGCGGGAGCACCGGGGAGGCCCGGGAGTTGATCCGCTCGTACGACCGCATCGGCGTCGATGCGATGATGGTCATGCCACCCGACCACACGTATATGCACGAAGCGGGCCTGCTGGAGTACTATCGAAACCTCTCCTCGGGTACGGAGACGCCGCTCGTCCCGTACGTCCGCGGTTTCGATCCGTCCATCGACTACCTCGCGAGTCTCACCCGCGTCGACGGCATCGTCGGGATCAAGTACGCACTGAAGGACCCAGTCAAGCTCGGCGCAGGCGTGGCTGCCGGGGCCGACGACGTCGTCTGGATCGACGGGCTCGCGGAACCGTTCGCCGTCTCGTTCTGGGCGGAGGGCGTGGAGGGGTTCTCGGCGGGGGTCAGTAATTTCCGCCCCGAGATCGGACTCGAGCTGTTCGACGCGCTCTCAGACGGCGATTGGGAACGCGCCTGCCAACTCCGTAATATCTGTCTTCCCTACCAGCAGTTCCGGGACGAAACCGGGCAAGAAAACGAGATCCAGGGTGCGATTAGCGTCCCGGCGGTGAAGAAAGGGCTCGAACTTGCCGGACTCAACGGTGGTAGCGTTCGAGAACCGATTCGACCGCTCTCGTCCGAAGACGAGCGTCGAGCCGAGGAACTGTACAGTCAACTCGAAGACGACATCGAATCCCTCATCGAGTAA
- a CDS encoding UxaA family hydrolase: MQTFSGYRRDDGRIGVRNRVAVLPTSVAASAVSDRIATDAGSSVTATPHQMGTDQPEAARERTERVLAGIGRNPNVGAALVVELGTEPIDAGTVADDIAAGGTPVETLSIRDAGGTRAAVGRGVDEATALLEEAARARREPADVSELVVGVECGGSDATSGIAANPAVGDASDRLVAAGGTSCLSETPEFIGAEHVLAERCVDEPVRERLRERVDRREAVADLMGVDLRGTQPTPGNQEGGLTTIEEKSLGAIAKAGTAPIRDVVDYADRLPVGGGLVVMDTPGYDVESVVGKVAGGAQVIAFTTGRGSTTGNPIAPVLKVTANPRTWANMASNIDVDASTVLDGESIESAGERVYETLLSVADGTRTEAERRGMAEFAINEILPRELASCGDPS; encoded by the coding sequence ATGCAGACGTTTTCCGGATACCGGCGTGACGACGGGCGGATCGGCGTCCGCAATCGGGTCGCCGTCCTGCCGACGTCCGTCGCGGCGAGTGCAGTCTCCGACCGGATCGCGACCGATGCCGGGTCGAGCGTTACGGCGACGCCCCACCAGATGGGAACCGACCAGCCCGAGGCGGCTCGCGAGCGAACCGAACGCGTCCTCGCGGGAATCGGACGGAACCCGAACGTCGGTGCCGCGCTCGTGGTCGAACTCGGCACCGAACCGATCGACGCGGGTACTGTAGCGGACGACATCGCTGCCGGCGGGACGCCGGTCGAGACGCTGTCGATCCGCGACGCCGGCGGGACGAGGGCGGCAGTCGGTCGCGGCGTCGACGAAGCCACCGCGCTCCTCGAGGAGGCGGCGCGAGCCCGCCGCGAACCCGCCGACGTGAGCGAACTCGTCGTCGGCGTCGAGTGCGGTGGGAGCGACGCGACCAGCGGCATCGCGGCGAATCCCGCCGTGGGTGACGCCAGCGACCGTTTGGTCGCGGCGGGCGGCACGAGTTGTCTCAGCGAGACGCCGGAATTCATCGGTGCCGAGCACGTCCTCGCCGAGCGCTGTGTCGACGAGCCGGTTCGCGAGCGACTGCGAGAGCGCGTCGATAGGCGCGAGGCCGTCGCCGATCTGATGGGTGTCGATCTCAGGGGCACTCAACCGACGCCGGGCAATCAGGAGGGCGGACTGACGACCATCGAGGAAAAGAGTCTGGGCGCGATCGCGAAGGCCGGCACGGCACCGATCCGCGACGTCGTTGACTACGCCGACCGCCTCCCCGTGGGCGGCGGACTGGTGGTCATGGACACGCCAGGATACGACGTCGAGAGCGTCGTCGGCAAGGTCGCCGGCGGTGCGCAGGTGATCGCGTTCACCACCGGACGCGGCAGCACCACCGGCAATCCGATCGCCCCGGTACTCAAAGTTACTGCCAACCCGCGGACGTGGGCGAACATGGCGAGTAATATCGACGTCGACGCCAGCACGGTGCTGGACGGCGAGTCGATCGAATCGGCCGGTGAGCGCGTCTACGAGACCCTGCTGTCAGTCGCCGATGGAACTCGGACCGAGGCGGAGCGTCGGGGGATGGCGGAGTTCGCAATCAACGAGATCCTCCCTCGCGAGCTGGCGTCGTGTGGTGATCCGTCGTGA
- a CDS encoding ABC transporter ATP-binding protein, which translates to MTVSETDYEHEPARDDSILEIRNASVTFDMDRGESRVLDDVDLDVQRNEILGIVGESGSGKSMLASALLDAIVDPGVLDGDITYHPPDGGPIDILELDKQGLKELRWEEISMVFQGAMSSFNPVRKIRTHFVETLDAHDDDIDEGMERTRGILEDLYLDPDRVLDAYPHELSGGMKQRALIALSLVLEPEVLVMDEPTAALDLLMQRSIISLIQEIKDEYDLTIVFITHDLPLVADIADRIGVLYAFEFVELGPTNEILENAAHPYTRLLLKSTPNLEAPIETMQPVAGSAPDPVNVPTGCSFHTRCPLATEKCRDVDPDPYEVGGSHVSHCHHWADAREEIPMSYDLESIDTGSETATIGPGETPSRTASAEPVVSLDDVEVHFEKENGFLDMFAEPETVAAVDGVSMEIYETDVVVLVGESGCGKTTLGKTAVGLQEPTGGSVNYRGHDIWDVKAGNGDGDCSWDEIRRSLQIVHQDPGSALNPHRRVKSSLEAPLKRWNGELDGNDRKQRILSLLEHVGMSPPEDYIERYPHQLSGGEQQRVALIRAMLMNPDLIMADEPVSALDVSLRVEMMDLMIQLQDTFDTSYLFVSHDLSNARYIAEKTGGRIGVVYLGRLVEIGPPEQIIHNPQHPYTKALCWATPELGADDDGESPIREIDIPDPTDPPSGCRYHTRCADAREICRTRSPESFAVPDDELHDAACFRVDGNHEYWDSESITDGESITPESE; encoded by the coding sequence ATGACCGTATCCGAAACCGACTACGAACACGAACCGGCACGAGACGATTCGATACTCGAAATCCGAAACGCGTCCGTCACGTTCGACATGGACCGCGGCGAATCCCGCGTTCTCGACGACGTCGATCTGGACGTCCAGCGAAACGAAATCCTCGGCATCGTCGGGGAGAGCGGCAGCGGAAAATCCATGCTCGCGTCGGCGCTGCTCGACGCGATCGTCGACCCGGGCGTCCTCGACGGGGACATCACGTACCACCCCCCGGACGGCGGCCCGATCGACATCCTCGAGCTCGACAAGCAAGGGCTCAAGGAACTCCGCTGGGAGGAGATCTCCATGGTGTTCCAGGGGGCGATGAGTTCGTTCAACCCCGTCCGCAAGATCCGAACCCACTTCGTCGAGACGCTCGACGCACACGACGACGACATCGACGAGGGCATGGAGCGAACGCGGGGCATCCTCGAGGACCTGTATCTCGACCCCGACCGCGTCCTCGACGCCTACCCCCACGAGCTTTCGGGGGGGATGAAACAGCGCGCGCTCATCGCGCTAAGCCTGGTGCTCGAGCCGGAAGTGCTGGTGATGGACGAGCCGACGGCCGCGCTGGACCTCCTGATGCAGCGGTCGATCATCTCGCTGATCCAGGAGATCAAAGACGAGTACGATCTGACGATCGTCTTCATTACCCACGACCTGCCGCTGGTCGCTGACATCGCCGACCGCATCGGGGTGCTCTACGCCTTCGAGTTCGTCGAACTCGGTCCGACCAACGAGATCCTCGAGAACGCCGCGCATCCGTACACCCGGCTGTTACTGAAATCGACGCCGAACCTCGAAGCACCGATCGAGACGATGCAGCCGGTCGCGGGATCGGCCCCGGACCCGGTGAACGTCCCGACGGGCTGTTCGTTCCACACGCGGTGTCCACTCGCCACCGAGAAGTGTCGCGACGTCGATCCCGATCCGTACGAGGTCGGCGGGAGCCACGTCTCTCACTGCCATCACTGGGCGGACGCGCGCGAGGAGATCCCGATGTCGTACGACCTCGAGTCCATCGATACCGGTTCCGAGACGGCGACGATCGGCCCGGGAGAGACGCCATCGCGGACCGCGTCGGCCGAACCGGTCGTCTCGCTCGACGACGTCGAGGTCCACTTCGAGAAGGAGAACGGCTTCCTCGACATGTTCGCCGAGCCCGAAACCGTCGCGGCCGTCGACGGCGTCTCGATGGAGATCTACGAGACGGACGTCGTCGTCCTCGTCGGCGAGTCCGGCTGTGGCAAGACGACGCTCGGCAAGACGGCGGTCGGACTACAGGAGCCGACCGGCGGGAGCGTCAACTACCGCGGCCACGACATCTGGGACGTCAAGGCGGGCAACGGCGACGGCGACTGCTCGTGGGACGAGATCCGGCGGTCGCTCCAGATCGTCCACCAGGACCCGGGCAGCGCCCTGAACCCCCACCGCCGCGTCAAATCGAGCCTCGAGGCGCCGCTCAAGCGCTGGAACGGTGAACTCGACGGGAACGACCGGAAACAGCGCATTCTGAGCCTGCTCGAGCACGTCGGGATGTCGCCGCCGGAGGACTACATCGAACGCTACCCCCACCAGCTCAGCGGGGGCGAGCAACAGCGCGTCGCGCTCATTCGGGCGATGCTGATGAACCCGGATCTGATCATGGCCGACGAGCCAGTCAGCGCGCTCGACGTGTCGCTGCGCGTCGAGATGATGGATCTCATGATCCAGTTGCAGGACACGTTTGACACGTCCTACCTGTTCGTCTCCCACGACCTCTCGAACGCCCGGTACATCGCCGAGAAGACCGGCGGACGGATCGGCGTCGTCTACCTCGGCCGCTTGGTCGAGATCGGACCGCCGGAACAGATCATCCACAACCCGCAACACCCCTACACGAAGGCGCTGTGCTGGGCGACGCCCGAGCTCGGTGCCGACGACGACGGGGAGTCCCCGATTCGCGAAATCGATATCCCGGACCCGACCGATCCGCCGAGCGGCTGTCGCTATCACACGCGCTGTGCCGACGCGCGGGAGATCTGTCGAACCCGGAGTCCGGAGTCGTTCGCCGTCCCCGACGACGAATTACACGATGCCGCGTGTTTCCGCGTCGACGGCAACCACGAGTACTGGGACAGCGAGTCGATTACTGACGGCGAATCGATCACGCCGGAAAGCGAGTAA
- a CDS encoding ABC transporter permease: MSRHPEDPTDDADERLDLESAIGGADTNAGERVETDGGAVGTPFEVVSEYEETRRDRYRKLYDAYVYAPISIIWRDWRARIGFTIVVLYVLMGTVGTMVVEPPTMAEGQALAAPFETMEYPLGTDDQGRDLLSQAVHSTSEILKMVLAGAVFTVGTGTIIGSIAGYKGGMTDTVLSSITDVFINIPGFPLVMVLGLMFEDQILGSPIAIGILLSIASWGGLARAIRSQMLTLREESFVEASQAMGLGTPTIVFKEIVPHLMPFVVINLTNAGRKVIFEAVALYYLGILPFEDLNWGSMLNLAYGANAHARPDALHWFLVPMLAIVFLSVGLTLLGQSLDRVFNPRVRARHEKTTANAETEDEPQTNDMMGGI; encoded by the coding sequence ATGAGCCGGCATCCCGAGGACCCGACGGACGACGCCGACGAACGGCTGGATCTCGAGAGCGCGATCGGCGGTGCCGACACGAACGCCGGCGAGCGGGTCGAAACCGACGGCGGCGCCGTCGGCACGCCCTTCGAGGTCGTCTCCGAGTACGAGGAGACGCGACGGGACCGCTATCGCAAGCTGTACGACGCGTACGTCTACGCACCGATCTCGATCATCTGGCGCGACTGGCGCGCTCGAATCGGCTTCACGATCGTCGTGCTGTACGTGCTGATGGGGACCGTCGGAACGATGGTCGTCGAACCGCCAACCATGGCCGAAGGGCAGGCGCTCGCCGCACCGTTCGAGACCATGGAGTACCCCCTCGGGACGGACGATCAGGGGCGTGACCTACTCTCGCAGGCGGTCCACTCGACGTCGGAGATCCTCAAGATGGTCCTCGCGGGTGCGGTGTTTACCGTCGGGACCGGGACGATTATCGGTTCCATCGCCGGCTACAAGGGCGGCATGACCGACACGGTCCTGAGTTCGATCACCGACGTGTTCATCAACATCCCCGGCTTCCCGCTCGTGATGGTGCTGGGTCTCATGTTCGAAGACCAGATTCTCGGCAGCCCGATCGCGATCGGCATATTGCTGAGCATCGCGTCGTGGGGCGGCCTCGCCCGGGCGATCAGATCGCAGATGCTCACGCTCCGGGAGGAGTCGTTCGTCGAGGCCTCGCAGGCGATGGGGCTCGGGACGCCGACGATCGTCTTCAAGGAAATCGTTCCGCACCTGATGCCGTTCGTGGTAATCAACCTCACGAACGCCGGTCGAAAGGTCATCTTCGAGGCGGTCGCCCTGTACTACCTCGGGATCCTCCCCTTCGAGGACCTGAACTGGGGGAGCATGCTGAACCTCGCCTACGGGGCGAACGCGCACGCCCGTCCCGACGCGCTCCACTGGTTCCTGGTCCCCATGTTGGCGATCGTGTTCCTCTCTGTCGGACTGACCCTGCTCGGGCAGTCCCTCGACCGGGTGTTCAACCCCCGCGTCCGGGCTCGACACGAGAAGACGACCGCCAACGCCGAGACTGAGGACGAACCACAGACGAACGACATGATGGGGGGTATCTGA
- a CDS encoding ABC transporter permease produces MVTIDWRIRRLGQAVFTVWAVLTLSFALVRMMPGNMMGAMITRLARKGINPSRARELIELRMTIDPDEPIPIAYVNYVSNTLQGDLGQSVYYGEPVADLIAQATPWTLFVLSWAVFISFFIGISIGALMAYWEGGKLDVGLTSYAVLMGSIPFYVLAILLLIFLSYRLGWFPTGGRQPIGVEPGFNLVYISGIVRHAMLPVLSMLVASGVASLGMRGNSIRVLGEDYLRVARLRGLSDITISTQYVARNAVLPMYTTLLISIGEMFGGSIVLERVFQYHGLGWYMLSATHQRDYPLMMGGFMVITVAMVISLLLADLTYGYVDPRARRSR; encoded by the coding sequence ATGGTAACAATAGACTGGCGTATCAGGAGGCTCGGGCAAGCGGTATTCACAGTGTGGGCTGTTCTCACACTCTCGTTCGCACTGGTACGGATGATGCCCGGGAACATGATGGGTGCCATGATCACCCGACTGGCCCGAAAGGGGATCAATCCGTCGCGGGCCCGCGAACTCATCGAACTCCGAATGACGATCGATCCGGACGAACCGATTCCGATCGCCTACGTCAACTACGTCTCGAACACGCTACAGGGTGATCTCGGACAGTCCGTCTACTACGGCGAGCCGGTCGCCGATCTCATCGCGCAGGCGACGCCGTGGACCCTGTTCGTGCTGAGCTGGGCGGTCTTCATCAGCTTCTTTATCGGCATCAGCATCGGCGCACTGATGGCCTACTGGGAAGGCGGGAAGCTAGACGTCGGTCTGACGTCGTACGCCGTCCTGATGGGGTCGATTCCGTTCTACGTGCTCGCGATCCTCCTGTTGATCTTCCTGTCGTACCGACTGGGCTGGTTCCCAACCGGCGGTCGCCAGCCGATCGGTGTCGAACCGGGATTCAATCTGGTGTACATCAGCGGTATCGTCCGCCACGCGATGTTACCAGTCCTCTCCATGCTCGTCGCCTCCGGCGTCGCCTCGCTGGGGATGCGCGGAAACAGTATCCGCGTTCTCGGTGAGGACTACCTCCGCGTCGCCCGTCTCCGCGGTCTCTCGGACATCACGATCTCGACCCAGTACGTCGCCCGCAACGCCGTGTTGCCGATGTACACGACGTTGCTGATCAGCATCGGCGAGATGTTCGGCGGCTCGATCGTCCTGGAGCGGGTGTTCCAGTACCACGGGCTCGGCTGGTACATGCTGTCCGCCACACACCAGCGCGACTACCCGCTCATGATGGGCGGATTCATGGTCATCACGGTCGCGATGGTCATCTCGCTGCTGCTGGCCGACCTGACCTACGGATACGTCGACCCGCGAGCACGGAGGTCACGATGA
- a CDS encoding ABC transporter substrate-binding protein: protein MPEGNNWRCSRHSRRDIIKYGAAGGTALVAGCLGGSSSTDRFRVFDAETSGTLPSQRHCNPFNPTQRGTWHPGALIFDRPVMYSPAEDSVYPLIATDWEMADDTTLEMTFSDEWTWHNGDQLVADDWVMQLQMALEILEYQAEDGARPHQFIESAEAPDEQTARISLHDPLSETVAVQNVAADLVGDESRGIFTKHDDDQWSDWHQRLRDADDSEMESILSELTTEGYPMLEDAVGNGPFQVADIGDNVMICEKYEDHPNADNINFSEYSFHLYQNNNPTQPYVNGEVDAAHTQFPVKDDVKSQLPDGHTLIKESFSTNKLLTFNCGHDVSYDTPFSSVNVRKAVCHVFDRQEVTRVLEGVNRLFDWPPCRVPGNVLESGTHDAADWVEDFTKYGQNDTERATELLEEEGYTREDGEWYTPSGDRFEINIMNGSERKDLNILKKNLKDFGIEPKQEQVDDATFDERRQNGEYDMMPDGSSANGIRALWALDLVPNWVQSITHFDPQAEIPMPVGDPDGSNGTKTFSVEEHIRQWQVTDEDQYHKELMWWWNQNVPQMEAMFQPDAGAYNADSWELDAPDGIIDGTEDALYLIPKTDEASMEYKG from the coding sequence ATGCCAGAGGGTAACAACTGGCGGTGCAGCAGACATAGTCGTCGAGATATTATCAAATACGGCGCAGCGGGCGGCACTGCGTTGGTCGCGGGATGTCTCGGTGGCAGCAGTAGCACGGATCGGTTTCGAGTATTCGACGCGGAGACGAGCGGAACGCTTCCATCCCAGCGTCACTGCAACCCGTTCAATCCGACCCAGCGAGGGACGTGGCATCCGGGGGCGCTGATCTTCGATCGACCCGTCATGTACAGTCCAGCGGAGGACTCGGTCTATCCCCTGATCGCGACCGATTGGGAGATGGCCGACGACACTACCCTGGAGATGACGTTCAGCGACGAGTGGACCTGGCACAACGGGGATCAACTCGTCGCCGACGACTGGGTCATGCAACTGCAGATGGCCCTGGAAATCCTGGAGTACCAGGCCGAGGACGGGGCACGACCCCACCAGTTTATCGAGTCCGCCGAGGCCCCCGACGAACAGACGGCACGGATCTCCCTCCACGACCCGCTCTCGGAGACGGTGGCGGTCCAGAACGTCGCCGCCGACCTCGTGGGCGACGAGAGCCGTGGAATCTTCACCAAACACGACGACGATCAGTGGAGTGACTGGCACCAGCGGCTCCGGGACGCCGACGACTCCGAGATGGAGTCCATCCTCAGCGAGCTAACGACGGAGGGGTATCCGATGCTCGAGGACGCGGTCGGGAACGGTCCGTTCCAGGTCGCCGACATCGGGGACAACGTCATGATCTGTGAGAAGTACGAGGACCACCCGAACGCCGACAACATCAACTTCAGCGAGTACTCGTTCCACCTTTACCAGAACAACAACCCGACCCAGCCCTACGTCAACGGCGAGGTCGACGCCGCACACACCCAGTTCCCCGTGAAGGACGACGTCAAGAGCCAGCTCCCCGACGGGCACACGCTCATCAAGGAGAGCTTCTCGACCAACAAGCTGCTCACGTTCAACTGCGGCCACGACGTCTCCTACGACACGCCCTTCTCGAGCGTGAACGTCCGCAAGGCGGTCTGTCACGTCTTCGACCGCCAGGAGGTCACCCGGGTCCTCGAGGGCGTCAACCGGCTGTTCGACTGGCCGCCGTGTCGCGTCCCGGGGAACGTCCTGGAGAGCGGTACCCACGACGCCGCGGACTGGGTCGAAGACTTCACCAAGTACGGCCAGAATGACACCGAGCGTGCCACCGAACTCCTCGAGGAAGAGGGCTACACGCGAGAGGACGGCGAGTGGTACACGCCGAGCGGCGACCGCTTCGAGATCAATATCATGAACGGCTCCGAGCGGAAGGACTTGAATATTCTCAAGAAGAACCTCAAGGACTTCGGCATCGAGCCGAAACAGGAGCAGGTCGACGACGCGACGTTCGACGAGCGCCGACAGAACGGCGAGTACGACATGATGCCCGACGGCTCGTCCGCCAACGGTATCCGCGCGCTGTGGGCGCTGGACCTCGTGCCGAACTGGGTCCAGTCGATCACGCACTTCGACCCCCAGGCAGAGATTCCGATGCCCGTCGGCGACCCCGACGGATCCAACGGCACGAAGACCTTCAGCGTCGAAGAACACATCCGACAGTGGCAGGTCACCGACGAGGACCAGTACCACAAGGAACTCATGTGGTGGTGGAACCAGAACGTCCCGCAGATGGAAGCGATGTTCCAGCCCGACGCCGGCGCCTACAACGCCGATAGCTGGGAACTCGACGCGCCGGACGGTATCATCGACGGGACCGAGGACGCGCTGTACCTCATCCCGAAGACGGACGAAGCGAGTATGGAGTACAAGGGCTAA
- a CDS encoding SDR family NAD(P)-dependent oxidoreductase: MDDTTVIVTGSSTGIGNAIATRFASEGANVVTNSRDAARAEAAAEELTDAGGTAIGIGADVRDRDDVQALVDGAVEAFGSLDVMVNNAGHTVVDPALEMDPDDWRRVIDVNLTGVFFGMQAAGQQLVEQGTGGQIVTISSMIGEQGFAQRAPYCASKAGVNNLTRVFATELAEHDIHVNALAPGFVRTDITDQTQDAAGYTDDDVRRRTPLGRFGTMEEIANCVCFLASGDHYVTGAVLRADGGWLANAWGPET, translated from the coding sequence ATGGACGATACCACTGTCATCGTCACTGGCTCGAGTACGGGAATCGGCAACGCAATCGCGACGCGCTTCGCTTCGGAGGGTGCGAACGTCGTCACGAACTCCCGGGACGCCGCTCGGGCCGAGGCCGCCGCCGAGGAGCTCACCGACGCGGGCGGTACGGCGATCGGAATCGGGGCGGACGTACGCGACCGTGACGACGTTCAGGCCCTCGTCGACGGGGCCGTCGAGGCGTTCGGCTCGCTCGACGTCATGGTGAACAACGCCGGTCACACCGTCGTCGATCCGGCTCTCGAGATGGATCCCGACGATTGGCGGCGCGTGATCGACGTCAACCTGACCGGCGTGTTTTTCGGGATGCAAGCCGCGGGTCAGCAGCTGGTCGAGCAGGGGACGGGCGGCCAGATAGTCACCATCAGCAGCATGATCGGCGAACAGGGGTTCGCACAGCGCGCACCGTACTGCGCCTCGAAAGCCGGCGTGAACAACCTGACTCGAGTCTTCGCGACCGAGTTAGCGGAGCACGATATTCACGTGAACGCGCTGGCTCCGGGGTTCGTCCGAACGGATATCACCGATCAGACGCAGGACGCCGCCGGCTACACCGACGACGACGTGCGACGGCGGACGCCGCTCGGTCGGTTCGGCACGATGGAGGAAATCGCGAACTGCGTGTGCTTCCTCGCGAGTGGCGATCACTATGTCACGGGAGCGGTCCTTCGCGCCGACGGTGGGTGGCTCGCCAACGCGTGGGGACCGGAGACGTGA
- a CDS encoding LLM class flavin-dependent oxidoreductase — MKFGIFPIEGGSRWTGVVEQCQLAEEVGFESCWVNDHQATEGDNYWPSPLTRLTSIGTATEELELVTSVLILPLYHPLHVAQRAAMLDNISDGRLTLGVGLGYVEEEFDAFDVPMDERAGRMIEGLRFLDEFLSADEPISFECPFFEVTEWQPLPSTVQEPRPDLWVGGWGDKQIARSVTFSDAWVPGVVADLQAVEDRKEKQRDHIEDSEQNWDEIEHPLMREAVIAETEAEVMERKEYLHRTYVDEYGGEFSHPLMTADTVENFEELADDRFIYGTPEQIVEQIESIRDRFPLDHLTLRFHHSGMPKDLVEAQIRLFGEEVIPAFE; from the coding sequence ATGAAATTCGGAATCTTCCCCATCGAGGGCGGTAGTCGATGGACCGGTGTCGTCGAGCAGTGTCAACTGGCCGAGGAGGTCGGGTTCGAATCCTGCTGGGTCAACGACCACCAGGCGACCGAGGGCGACAACTACTGGCCGTCGCCGCTGACCCGCCTGACCAGTATCGGAACCGCGACGGAGGAGCTCGAGCTCGTCACGTCGGTGTTGATCTTGCCGTTGTACCATCCGCTGCACGTCGCACAGCGTGCGGCGATGCTCGACAACATCTCCGACGGCCGGCTCACGCTCGGCGTCGGACTCGGATACGTCGAGGAGGAGTTCGACGCCTTCGACGTACCGATGGACGAGCGCGCAGGGCGCATGATCGAGGGGCTGCGCTTCCTCGACGAGTTCCTCTCCGCGGACGAGCCGATTTCCTTCGAGTGTCCGTTCTTCGAAGTCACGGAGTGGCAGCCGCTCCCGTCGACGGTCCAGGAACCACGTCCCGATCTCTGGGTCGGCGGCTGGGGCGACAAACAGATCGCCCGGTCGGTCACGTTCAGCGACGCCTGGGTCCCCGGCGTGGTCGCGGACTTGCAGGCCGTCGAGGACCGCAAGGAGAAACAGCGCGACCACATCGAGGACAGCGAACAGAACTGGGACGAGATCGAACACCCCCTGATGCGCGAGGCAGTCATCGCCGAGACCGAGGCGGAAGTGATGGAGCGCAAGGAGTATCTCCACCGCACCTACGTCGACGAGTACGGCGGCGAGTTCTCACACCCGCTGATGACCGCCGACACCGTCGAGAACTTCGAGGAGCTCGCCGACGACCGGTTCATCTACGGCACGCCCGAGCAGATCGTCGAGCAGATCGAGTCGATTCGCGACCGCTTCCCACTCGACCACCTCACGCTCCGGTTTCACCACTCCGGAATGCCGAAGGACCTCGTCGAAGCGCAAATCCGCCTGTTCGGCGAGGAAGTCATCCCCGCCTTCGAGTAA